One genomic region from Candidatus Hydrogenedens sp. encodes:
- the folK gene encoding 2-amino-4-hydroxy-6-hydroxymethyldihydropteridine diphosphokinase: protein MNNNFVYIGVGSNINPEYNIPKSFQLLQEYITIKNISPIFITPPLGSVKEQPLFANCVIEAMLKDEIYTPIEFKFCVLRKIESEMKRIRTENKYSPRTIDLDILLFKDEIINNCEITIPDPDIYDRNFLFAGLLYLNPSLVIYPENKPLINIYYRYEIERLRIDCHFTIKLWKEFLNEY, encoded by the coding sequence ATGAATAACAATTTTGTTTATATTGGTGTCGGCTCAAATATAAACCCAGAATATAACATTCCTAAGTCATTTCAGTTATTACAAGAGTATATAACAATAAAAAACATATCACCTATATTTATAACACCTCCTTTAGGGAGTGTAAAGGAACAGCCATTATTTGCAAATTGTGTGATTGAAGCCATGTTAAAAGATGAGATATATACACCGATAGAATTTAAATTTTGTGTTCTTCGAAAAATTGAGTCTGAAATGAAAAGGATAAGGACTGAAAACAAATATAGCCCTCGTACGATTGATTTGGATATACTACTTTTCAAAGATGAAATTATTAATAACTGTGAGATTACAATTCCGGATCCGGATATTTATGATAGAAATTTTCTATTTGCTGGTTTGCTATATTTGAACCCCAGTCTTGTAATATACCCTGAAAACAAGCCTTTAATTAATATATATTACAGATATGAAATAGAACGTTTAAGAATAGATTGTCATTTTACAATTAAACTATGGAAGGAATTCTTGAATGAATATTGA
- a CDS encoding PDZ domain-containing protein produces the protein MNFFYRIFYTTLLLVVMLTVCSYCENNLLSTTEQIPKDIQNTIITVVEKLQPALVRIHVVEKYYSEGRELKQEKFGSGIVISEDGYVVTNHHVAGKAFIADCTFSNLKNYPMKLIGTDALTDISVLKIVTNEPNQFSYASFGDSEQVKVGDYVLAMGSPMALSPSVTAGIVSNKQMILPYKLDSFEFFSEENENVGSLVCWLGHNAEISPGSSGGPLINLRGEIIGINEIKYALGGAIPSNLVKKVVEDIVKNGKVERAWLGVEIQPVTQEKINQKGALVRYVYPNSPADNAGVKVGDIIEQIRDITVDVRYMEQIPLVNNIICSLPCNEKIPIQIIRNSEKLDIVVEPIPYDFPITPEKEFPEWGCTAKNMNWFLALKRNRENQKGIIITSIRMGGAVAQAKPPLQTGDIVLQVEDMHITCLDEMERVTQQFLGEKKEKLLTIVERKGNRIYSMVKIGKTQSVEPIREASKPWIGVETQVLTRDIAEKMGIEEGGFIITRVFYPKIKEVKDLNVGDIVKEIENEKLHATRVEEYEEWKEKIRNFSIGQIVNLSVIRKGDRKIIPVQLVSEPIPRGMLEKYQDDWLEFTVRDLCFYDYVDMNLSDDIKGIYIEQVISGGWASLAKLEQGDVIIAVENEPIDNLNTFKIKLAKLKENKLNKFSFQILRGIQKYFVEIEIK, from the coding sequence ATGAACTTTTTTTATAGGATTTTTTACACAACCTTACTATTAGTTGTGATGCTGACAGTTTGTAGTTATTGTGAAAATAATTTACTATCCACCACAGAACAAATACCAAAAGATATTCAAAACACTATTATCACAGTCGTTGAAAAATTACAACCTGCTTTGGTTCGAATTCATGTAGTAGAAAAATATTATTCGGAAGGTAGAGAATTAAAGCAAGAAAAATTTGGTAGTGGAATTGTAATAAGTGAAGATGGATATGTTGTGACGAATCACCACGTTGCTGGAAAGGCATTTATTGCGGACTGTACATTTTCTAATTTGAAAAATTATCCAATGAAACTCATTGGCACCGATGCTTTAACTGATATATCTGTATTAAAAATAGTTACTAATGAGCCAAATCAATTCTCTTATGCATCTTTTGGGGATTCGGAACAGGTAAAAGTTGGTGACTATGTCTTGGCTATGGGCTCCCCTATGGCTTTAAGCCCATCAGTAACTGCTGGTATTGTAAGTAATAAACAGATGATACTACCTTATAAATTAGATAGCTTTGAATTCTTTTCTGAAGAAAATGAAAATGTTGGGAGTTTAGTCTGTTGGCTTGGACACAATGCAGAAATTAGTCCAGGTAGTTCTGGAGGTCCTTTGATTAATCTACGAGGGGAAATTATCGGAATTAATGAAATTAAATACGCTTTAGGTGGTGCAATTCCTTCAAACTTGGTAAAAAAAGTGGTAGAAGATATTGTAAAAAATGGCAAGGTAGAAAGGGCTTGGCTTGGTGTTGAAATCCAGCCTGTTACACAAGAAAAAATAAATCAAAAAGGTGCTTTAGTACGTTATGTATATCCAAACTCCCCAGCAGATAATGCTGGAGTAAAAGTAGGTGATATTATAGAACAGATTAGAGATATCACCGTTGATGTTCGATATATGGAACAGATACCATTGGTTAATAATATAATTTGTTCCCTTCCGTGTAATGAAAAAATACCAATTCAAATAATAAGGAATTCTGAAAAACTTGACATAGTTGTTGAACCTATCCCTTACGACTTTCCTATCACCCCTGAAAAGGAATTTCCTGAGTGGGGTTGTACTGCTAAGAATATGAATTGGTTTCTTGCATTAAAAAGGAACAGGGAGAATCAAAAAGGAATTATAATCACCTCCATTCGGATGGGCGGTGCAGTTGCACAGGCAAAACCTCCATTACAAACGGGAGATATTGTTTTACAAGTAGAGGACATGCATATTACCTGTTTAGATGAAATGGAAAGGGTAACACAACAGTTTTTAGGAGAAAAAAAGGAGAAACTACTTACTATTGTAGAACGCAAAGGAAACAGAATTTACTCAATGGTAAAAATTGGAAAAACCCAATCTGTTGAACCTATTCGTGAAGCAAGTAAACCATGGATTGGGGTAGAAACACAGGTTTTAACACGTGATATAGCGGAGAAAATGGGCATTGAGGAAGGAGGATTTATCATTACTCGTGTATTCTATCCCAAGATAAAAGAAGTAAAAGATTTAAATGTTGGGGATATTGTTAAGGAAATAGAAAATGAAAAATTGCATGCGACACGAGTAGAAGAATATGAAGAATGGAAAGAAAAGATAAGAAACTTTTCAATAGGACAAATAGTAAACCTATCTGTTATACGAAAAGGAGACCGTAAAATAATTCCAGTTCAATTAGTAAGTGAACCAATTCCGAGAGGCATGTTAGAAAAATATCAAGATGATTGGTTGGAATTTACAGTAAGAGATTTGTGTTTTTATGACTATGTAGATATGAATTTGAGTGATGACATAAAAGGTATTTATATTGAACAAGTCATTTCTGGTGGTTGGGCAAGCCTTGCTAAATTAGAGCAAGGGGATGTTATTATTGCTGTTGAGAATGAGCCTATAGATAATTTAAATACATTTAAAATAAAATTAGCAAAATTAAAAGAAAATAAATTGAATAAATTTTCGTTTCAAATTTTACGAGGGATACAAAAGTATTTTGTTGAAATTGAAATCAAATAG
- a CDS encoding prepilin peptidase, with protein MDMFNLLFCIISGMFGAVFGSFCNVCIYRFPRGESIIHPASHCPQCQHKIDWYDNIPVLSWLFLRGRCRHCHTKISLQYPLVELVTGILFIIIFLKFRFTLSTIVYSLFTAGLVVVIVQDLKTWTIPDEITLSGILIGVGVSLLGMFFPEQGLRIQHPMDALDGIALGALLICLLDLIVILILKKPGMGFGDVKLLSMLGAFLGWRGVLGSLMIGSLIGSVIGFFIIAYYRLFSKEETSDIKDDNQDNVSDFYPVDPVSAIVLGVSAIYLEIRTLLFLNSYTSTEIPYEVITGLVYLITAFLLLALFVAIVSLWVWQKQKGKIKIDEELPDEEIQISLKAHYIPFGPYLSLGGFIFLLFGPELIEKYIQILSI; from the coding sequence ATGGATATGTTTAATCTTTTATTTTGCATCATATCAGGGATGTTTGGTGCGGTTTTTGGTAGTTTTTGTAATGTTTGTATATACCGATTTCCGAGAGGTGAATCTATTATCCATCCTGCATCCCATTGCCCTCAATGTCAACATAAAATAGATTGGTATGATAATATCCCTGTTTTAAGTTGGCTATTTTTAAGAGGTAGATGTCGTCACTGTCATACAAAAATAAGTTTACAATATCCACTTGTTGAATTAGTTACGGGTATCCTTTTTATTATTATCTTCTTAAAATTTAGATTTACACTATCTACAATTGTGTATTCATTATTTACTGCAGGACTAGTTGTAGTTATAGTTCAGGATTTAAAAACATGGACTATTCCAGACGAAATAACATTATCTGGAATTTTAATTGGTGTAGGTGTATCACTTTTAGGTATGTTTTTCCCTGAACAAGGGTTAAGAATCCAACATCCGATGGATGCGTTAGATGGAATTGCTTTAGGGGCATTACTTATTTGCCTTTTAGACCTCATTGTGATACTAATATTAAAAAAACCAGGGATGGGTTTTGGAGATGTAAAATTATTGAGTATGTTAGGTGCTTTCTTAGGCTGGCGAGGTGTTTTAGGTAGCCTTATGATTGGGTCATTAATAGGAAGCGTGATAGGCTTTTTTATTATTGCTTACTATAGACTATTTTCAAAAGAAGAGACTTCAGACATTAAAGATGATAACCAAGATAATGTCTCTGATTTCTACCCTGTTGACCCAGTTTCAGCTATTGTCCTAGGTGTTTCAGCAATCTACTTAGAAATCCGCACACTCCTATTTCTAAACTCATATACATCTACCGAAATACCATATGAAGTCATAACAGGTCTCGTATATCTCATAACGGCATTTCTATTATTAGCACTTTTTGTAGCTATAGTGTCACTATGGGTTTGGCAAAAACAAAAAGGCAAAATAAAAATTGATGAAGAACTCCCTGACGAGGAGATACAAATTTCATTAAAGGCTCACTATATTCCTTTTGGACCCTATCTCTCGTTAGGTGGGTTTATTTTCCTATTGTTTGGACCTGAATTAATTGAAAAATATATTCAAATTCTTTCTATATAA
- a CDS encoding class I mannose-6-phosphate isomerase, with product MPNIFNKPVPPNEKIGEIWLISDRNEFQSKVIKGRFIGKTIHELVTTYPQYLFGNRKGEGYPSRFPLLLKIINANEILSVQVHPSDQKAKELNEHDCGKTEMWYIMEAKPNSFIYLGLRKNVKKEHLLKEIQHGGDVDRLLRKIYVKQGDHYLIPAGTIHAIGPGIILAEIQQNSNLTYRLYDWNRLDLEGKPRELHLEKAFYSIETCQTSIAVPKIDLKHSFGREKFLCSTPYFSAKYWEIKSETKIWNNNYSFHIIFSLDTTKLSVETEEKETLQMERGECVLIPSVSSDRVTIDYGTFLDYYVP from the coding sequence TTGCCTAACATATTTAATAAGCCTGTTCCTCCAAATGAAAAAATAGGTGAAATCTGGCTTATTTCAGATAGGAATGAATTTCAAAGTAAGGTTATCAAAGGGCGTTTTATAGGAAAAACAATCCATGAATTAGTTACAACATATCCTCAATATTTGTTTGGAAATAGAAAAGGTGAAGGGTATCCCTCTCGGTTTCCTTTATTATTAAAAATTATTAATGCCAATGAAATACTTTCAGTTCAAGTTCACCCTTCTGACCAAAAAGCCAAAGAATTAAATGAACATGATTGCGGAAAGACAGAAATGTGGTACATCATGGAAGCAAAACCAAATAGTTTCATATATTTAGGACTTAGAAAAAATGTAAAAAAAGAGCATTTATTAAAAGAAATCCAACATGGGGGAGATGTGGATAGGTTATTGAGAAAAATATATGTAAAACAGGGTGACCATTATCTAATCCCTGCCGGAACCATCCACGCTATAGGACCAGGTATTATCCTAGCTGAGATACAACAAAATAGTAACCTTACCTATCGATTATATGATTGGAACCGCCTTGATTTAGAAGGAAAACCAAGAGAACTGCACCTCGAAAAAGCTTTTTATTCAATTGAAACATGTCAAACATCCATTGCGGTACCAAAAATTGACTTAAAACATAGCTTCGGAAGAGAAAAATTTCTATGTTCTACTCCTTATTTTTCCGCAAAATATTGGGAAATAAAAAGTGAAACTAAAATATGGAACAATAATTATTCATTCCATATTATTTTTAGTTTGGATACTACAAAACTAAGTGTGGAAACTGAAGAGAAGGAGACTCTACAAATGGAGAGAGGAGAATGTGTGCTAATTCCATCAGTCTCAAGTGATAGGGTAACTATAGACTATGGCACGTTCTTAGATTATTATGTGCCATAA
- the folE gene encoding GTP cyclohydrolase I FolE codes for MNIDRVAELIREILIEIGENPDREGLKKTPYRVAKAYEFLTSGYRKDLQSIINNAIFQAESNNMIISRDIEVYSLCEHHMLPFFGRCHVGYIARTKVIGLSKIARIVDLYARRLQIQERLTAQIARAVMDYTQAEGVGVVMECKHLCCMMRGVEKQNSVMTTSSVLGSFHNDDITRKEFLDLLQRKIS; via the coding sequence ATGAATATTGACAGAGTTGCTGAACTTATCCGTGAAATCCTAATTGAAATTGGTGAGAATCCGGACAGAGAAGGATTAAAGAAAACTCCTTATCGTGTTGCCAAAGCATACGAATTTCTTACCTCAGGGTATCGTAAAGATTTACAAAGCATTATTAATAATGCTATTTTTCAAGCAGAAAGTAATAACATGATTATATCGCGAGACATAGAGGTATATAGCCTATGTGAACATCATATGCTTCCTTTCTTTGGACGTTGCCATGTAGGTTATATTGCGAGAACAAAGGTTATTGGATTAAGTAAAATAGCACGTATCGTTGATCTTTATGCTCGCAGACTTCAAATTCAAGAACGATTAACTGCCCAAATAGCAAGGGCTGTTATGGACTACACACAAGCAGAAGGTGTAGGTGTTGTAATGGAATGCAAACATCTCTGTTGTATGATGCGAGGGGTTGAAAAGCAAAATTCTGTTATGACTACATCTTCCGTCTTAGGAAGTTTCCATAACGATGATATTACACGAAAAGAATTCCTTGATTTGCTACAACGCAAAATATCATAA
- a CDS encoding SDR family oxidoreductase gives MLDSLNGMNALITGSALRIGRAIALRLAKEGVNLLLHYNTSEEEVISLAKELKSYSIKTAILKADLINPQSANSLYEQTINIFGEIDILINNASIFPVKLFDSFSYHDLISSINIHSWAPLQLSRRMKKQHKKGVIINFLDSRLWDYDDKHISYYLGKQLLRTLTRMLAMELAPNIRVNAIAPGLILPPPGETEEYLARLSKTNPLKMYGNLLDIEEAVLFLLKSDFITGQVVFVDGGRFLLGSINDGII, from the coding sequence ATGCTTGATTCTTTAAATGGTATGAATGCACTAATTACGGGGAGTGCATTGCGAATAGGTCGAGCAATTGCATTGCGATTGGCAAAAGAAGGCGTAAATCTTCTACTTCATTACAATACCTCAGAAGAAGAAGTGATAAGTCTTGCAAAAGAACTAAAAAGTTATTCCATAAAAACTGCTATACTTAAAGCCGACCTAATAAATCCCCAATCCGCAAACTCTCTCTATGAACAAACAATAAATATTTTCGGTGAAATTGATATTCTTATCAATAATGCGAGTATTTTTCCCGTTAAATTGTTTGATTCATTTTCATACCACGATCTCATCTCATCTATAAACATTCATTCATGGGCACCACTTCAATTATCTCGCCGTATGAAAAAGCAACATAAGAAAGGGGTTATAATCAATTTTTTGGATTCACGTCTATGGGATTACGATGACAAACATATATCATATTACTTAGGCAAACAACTATTACGTACCCTGACACGTATGTTAGCCATGGAATTGGCTCCCAATATTCGGGTAAATGCCATTGCTCCGGGGTTAATTTTACCGCCTCCAGGAGAAACAGAAGAATATCTTGCTCGTTTAAGTAAGACAAATCCTCTCAAAATGTATGGAAATTTATTAGATATTGAGGAGGCAGTATTATTTTTATTAAAATCGGATTTTATTACAGGGCAAGTAGTTTTTGTAGATGGTGGAAGATTTTTATTAGGGAGTATAAATGATGGAATTATATGA
- a CDS encoding RNA polymerase sigma factor, which translates to MDINNKEINIIHECLKGNTEAFRELIMIYQQAVYATAFYYTKDSDTAKEITQETFINAFKNLPYLRDYTKFGSWLKEIATRTSIRYLQKTKEIPMVEIENEKIVPIEHKDTKSSSITIDEFKNAVEQLPERYRLPVVLKFLEGMSYEEIGRFTGESPGEIKGILQRAVKQLQNIMENYGGEMNQWQDVLK; encoded by the coding sequence ATGGATATAAATAATAAAGAAATAAATATTATTCATGAATGCCTGAAAGGGAATACCGAGGCTTTTCGGGAACTTATTATGATTTATCAACAAGCAGTATATGCAACAGCATTTTATTACACCAAAGACAGTGATACTGCAAAAGAAATAACACAGGAAACCTTTATAAATGCTTTCAAAAACTTACCTTATCTTAGAGACTATACAAAGTTTGGCAGTTGGTTGAAAGAGATAGCGACAAGAACATCAATAAGGTATCTTCAGAAGACTAAAGAAATTCCTATGGTTGAGATAGAAAATGAAAAGATTGTGCCTATCGAGCATAAAGATACTAAAAGTTCTTCAATAACTATCGACGAATTTAAGAATGCTGTCGAACAGCTTCCCGAGAGATATAGACTCCCTGTTGTTCTAAAGTTTTTAGAGGGAATGAGTTATGAAGAGATTGGTCGTTTTACAGGAGAATCTCCTGGAGAAATAAAAGGAATCCTTCAAAGAGCAGTAAAACAACTTCAGAATATAATGGAAAATTATGGCGGAGAAATGAATCAATGGCAAGATGTTCTCAAATAG
- a CDS encoding site-specific DNA-methyltransferase, with protein MENLEFNKIYNMDCIEGMKYISDNTIDLVITDPPFAIDFKAKRNNYHRTQSRVLEGYNEIPKEEYYDFTHKWMREVYRVLKDSGSMYVFSGWNNLKDILIVLDEIGFITVNHIIWKYQFGVVTKRKFVTSHYHCLYVCKNDEKRKFFPYSRYGKEENDNDGSSLHYMDKEDVWIIKREYWTGDQKTPTKLPAELIKKILMYSSEAGDIVLDPFLGSGQVAIVSKMMKRQYIGFEIVKEYYKFAKKRLDENIYRIKEINEGIKNQTLLMLFDTEKRK; from the coding sequence ATGGAAAATTTAGAGTTCAATAAAATATATAATATGGATTGTATTGAAGGAATGAAATACATTTCGGACAATACAATAGACCTTGTTATTACAGATCCTCCCTTTGCTATCGATTTTAAGGCAAAAAGAAATAATTATCACAGAACACAATCTCGGGTTTTAGAAGGATATAATGAAATACCAAAAGAAGAATACTATGATTTCACACATAAATGGATGCGGGAAGTTTACAGGGTTCTTAAAGATTCTGGTAGTATGTATGTTTTTTCAGGATGGAATAATCTAAAGGATATTTTGATAGTACTTGATGAAATTGGTTTTATTACAGTTAATCATATTATTTGGAAATATCAATTCGGTGTGGTAACGAAAAGAAAATTTGTAACTTCTCATTATCATTGCCTCTATGTCTGTAAAAATGATGAAAAGAGGAAATTTTTTCCTTATTCTAGATATGGAAAAGAAGAAAATGACAATGATGGTAGCAGTTTACATTATATGGATAAAGAAGATGTCTGGATAATCAAAAGGGAATATTGGACTGGTGACCAAAAAACTCCTACAAAATTACCAGCAGAATTAATTAAGAAGATACTAATGTATTCAAGCGAAGCAGGAGATATTGTTTTAGACCCCTTCTTGGGCTCTGGACAGGTGGCAATTGTCAGTAAAATGATGAAAAGGCAGTATATTGGATTTGAAATCGTAAAAGAATATTACAAATTTGCTAAAAAGAGATTAGATGAAAATATATATAGGATTAAAGAGATAAACGAAGGAATTAAAAACCAAACATTATTAATGCTATTTGATACGGAGAAGAGGAAATGA
- the folB gene encoding dihydroneopterin aldolase: MELYDKIHIRDLQVRCIIGIQPEERREKQDILINITLFTNIEMAGKSDDINDTLDYKMVKKEILKFVENSSFFLIEKLAEEVAKICLSHEKVKGVTVTIDKPGVLRFARSVAVEITRMKK; encoded by the coding sequence ATGGAATTATATGATAAAATTCATATTCGTGACCTTCAAGTTCGTTGTATCATAGGGATTCAGCCAGAGGAACGAAGAGAGAAACAAGATATCCTGATAAATATTACCTTATTTACGAATATAGAAATGGCAGGAAAAAGTGATGATATTAATGATACATTGGACTATAAAATGGTAAAGAAAGAAATATTAAAATTTGTTGAGAACTCGTCTTTCTTTCTCATCGAAAAATTAGCGGAAGAAGTTGCAAAAATTTGTCTGTCTCATGAGAAGGTTAAAGGGGTTACCGTTACGATAGATAAACCTGGTGTTTTAAGATTTGCAAGAAGTGTCGCTGTAGAAATCACAAGGATGAAAAAATAA